In a genomic window of Paraburkholderia phenazinium:
- a CDS encoding superinfection immunity protein has translation MGASTVVQAVAAVIALGLYFLPAILADRRKRHDLLTLALFNACLGWTGFGWLAALYWALQPNPPKDVASEVEQTRRVVRMRSFSVMLIQRVQNRANRNKSDR, from the coding sequence ATGGGCGCCAGCACGGTCGTTCAAGCCGTAGCCGCAGTCATTGCATTGGGGTTGTACTTCCTGCCGGCCATTCTCGCCGACCGGCGCAAACGTCATGATCTGCTGACGCTCGCCCTGTTCAACGCATGCCTCGGCTGGACCGGCTTCGGCTGGCTCGCGGCGCTCTATTGGGCGCTGCAGCCCAACCCACCGAAGGACGTCGCGAGCGAGGTGGAGCAAACGCGCCGCGTGGTCCGCATGCGCAGCTTTTCCGTGATGCTGATCCAGCGCGTGCAGAACCGCGCGAACCGCAACAAGAGCGACCGGTAA
- the pdeR gene encoding cyclic di-GMP phosphodiesterase — translation MNDDQHDQVLYAQFGTSSPCWRLSKDSNALELTPVTGDMPANAAIPLNPQQAAQIRRLTGITAHLILDVRLSGAPLRLHLVGKKLSANLWAGTASAYEDTESVARDLVHGLSFAEQVVSEVNSVVVIVDRNGRIQRFNRLAEELTGMKEEDIVGRSVWALFMSSEAGAASSQNIAGFFNRGVSYEVERLVKTVHGERLFLFRNKFVQSGSGVDEQFLICSGTDITEERRAQERLTELANTDSLTGLANRNAIQDKIRAAIASAALDESVGILFLDLDNFKKVNDHYGHVFGDRLIKDVSAAISTCLNQGDTLARLGGDEFIVLAATGTLASLEATAQRILERMRTPFSLGLVEVYTGCSIGIALSPEHGDSLESLIRSADTAMYVAKDEGKRTYRVFSQEMDRKVAEYMWLDTNLRRGIDEGQFTLFYQPKLSLSTGVVLGVEALIRWNSPERGLILPTEFIRYAEESGLIGHLGRWVMQTAALQAARWKAAGFNLRVAINVSARQLVDTAVVRHFAEALQQAGLDPCLIDLELTESCLIEDEAAAIELITQFRQLGAQVHLDDFGTGYSSLSQLGRIPLDVIKLDRSFVRSINENTKAQALVRSMVAVAQELNFKVVAEGIETEAEEAFMKGLGVDYVQGFLYGQPMPAAEFEQWLRDRQKLRLIA, via the coding sequence ATGAACGACGACCAACACGACCAGGTGCTCTATGCCCAGTTCGGCACAAGCAGCCCTTGCTGGCGTCTGTCCAAAGACAGCAACGCGCTCGAGCTGACGCCGGTCACCGGCGACATGCCTGCCAATGCCGCCATCCCCCTGAACCCGCAGCAAGCCGCGCAAATCCGCCGCCTCACCGGCATCACCGCCCATCTGATTCTCGACGTCCGCCTGTCCGGCGCGCCCCTGCGGCTGCATCTGGTCGGCAAGAAGCTGAGCGCCAATCTGTGGGCAGGCACCGCTTCGGCGTACGAAGATACCGAATCGGTGGCGCGCGACCTCGTCCACGGCCTGTCGTTTGCCGAGCAGGTGGTCTCGGAGGTCAATTCGGTGGTGGTGATCGTCGACCGCAACGGTCGCATCCAGCGTTTCAATCGCCTCGCCGAAGAACTCACCGGCATGAAAGAGGAAGACATCGTCGGCCGGAGCGTGTGGGCGTTGTTCATGTCGTCCGAAGCCGGTGCGGCGTCGAGCCAGAACATTGCCGGCTTCTTCAACCGCGGCGTCTCGTACGAAGTCGAACGGCTCGTGAAAACCGTCCACGGCGAGCGGCTCTTCCTGTTTCGCAACAAGTTCGTACAGAGCGGCAGCGGCGTCGACGAGCAGTTCCTGATCTGCTCGGGCACGGACATTACCGAGGAACGCCGCGCGCAGGAACGTCTGACCGAACTCGCCAACACCGACTCCCTGACCGGCCTCGCCAATCGCAACGCGATTCAGGACAAGATCCGCGCCGCGATTGCGAGCGCGGCGCTCGACGAGTCGGTCGGCATTCTGTTCCTCGACCTCGACAACTTCAAGAAGGTCAACGATCACTACGGCCACGTGTTCGGCGACCGGCTGATCAAAGACGTGTCGGCAGCCATCAGCACCTGCCTGAACCAAGGCGATACGCTCGCGCGGCTGGGCGGCGACGAGTTTATCGTGCTGGCCGCCACCGGCACGCTCGCCTCGCTCGAAGCCACCGCGCAACGCATTCTGGAGCGCATGCGCACGCCGTTCAGCCTGGGGCTCGTCGAGGTCTACACCGGCTGTTCGATCGGCATTGCGCTGAGTCCCGAACACGGCGACAGCCTCGAATCGCTGATCCGCTCGGCAGACACCGCCATGTACGTCGCCAAGGACGAAGGCAAGCGCACCTACCGCGTGTTCTCGCAGGAAATGGACCGCAAGGTGGCCGAGTATATGTGGCTCGACACCAACCTGCGCCGCGGCATCGACGAAGGCCAGTTCACGCTCTTCTATCAGCCCAAGCTGTCGCTTTCGACCGGTGTGGTGCTCGGCGTCGAAGCGCTGATACGCTGGAATTCGCCGGAGCGCGGGCTGATCCTGCCCACCGAGTTCATTCGGTATGCAGAAGAATCGGGACTGATCGGCCACCTCGGCCGCTGGGTCATGCAGACCGCCGCCCTGCAGGCCGCCCGCTGGAAGGCCGCGGGCTTCAATCTGCGCGTGGCGATCAACGTCTCCGCACGGCAACTGGTGGATACCGCCGTGGTCCGGCATTTTGCCGAAGCGCTTCAGCAAGCGGGGCTCGACCCGTGCCTGATCGATCTCGAGCTCACCGAAAGCTGCCTGATCGAAGACGAAGCCGCCGCCATTGAGCTGATTACGCAGTTTCGTCAACTCGGGGCGCAGGTGCATCTCGACGACTTCGGCACCGGCTATTCGTCGCTGTCGCAACTCGGGCGGATTCCGCTCGATGTCATCAAGCTGGATCGCAGCTTCGTGCGCTCGATCAACGAGAATACGAAAGCGCAGGCACTGGTGCGCTCGATGGTCGCGGTGGCCCAGGAGCTGAATTTCAAGGTGGTGGCGGAAGGGATCGAAACGGAAGCGGAAGAAGCCTTCATGAAGGGGCTTGGCGTGGACTACGTACAGGGCTTTCTGTACGGCCAGCCGATGCCGGCCGCGGAATTCGAACAGTGGCTGCGCGACAGGCAGAAGCTCAGGTTAATCGCCTGA
- a CDS encoding M20 family metallopeptidase yields MISDDTTQQARQINHDTLREFVERKWNDEIVPALTDYIAVPAKSPGFDADWARHGFIDRVVTDAAQWAEQQPVKGLKLEVIRLPGRTPVIFFETPATRSGSTETIVLYGHLDKQPEFDGWRNDLGPWTPKLEDGKLYGRGGADDGYAIYASLTALAALDAQGAERPRCVGLIETCEESGSYDLLPYVDALRERLGKVGLVVCLDSGAGNYDQLWLTTSLRGLVSGDLEVHVLDEGIHSGGYGGITPSSFRIMRQLFDRLEDASNGNLLPKGFHAPIPADRLREAEATAHILGDDVWKKIPWACGQDGRQVLPTTTDPKEALLNSTWRPSLSVTGAAGLPAIADAGNVLRPRTAFKLSLRLPPLLDAVKAVAELKALLEFDPPYNAKVTFKPDAGAATGWSAPELAPWLATALNDASRQHYGADCAYMGQGGTIPLMNVLKEGFPHSQFMVCGVLGPKSNAHGPNEFLHVPYGKKLTAAVADVIAAAP; encoded by the coding sequence ATGATTTCCGACGACACCACCCAGCAAGCCAGGCAGATCAACCACGACACGCTACGCGAGTTTGTCGAGCGCAAGTGGAACGACGAGATCGTGCCGGCGCTGACGGACTATATTGCCGTGCCGGCCAAAAGCCCGGGCTTCGACGCGGACTGGGCCAGGCACGGCTTTATCGACCGCGTGGTGACGGACGCCGCGCAGTGGGCGGAGCAACAGCCGGTCAAAGGCCTGAAGCTGGAAGTAATTCGCCTGCCGGGCCGCACGCCGGTCATCTTCTTCGAGACACCGGCTACGCGCTCGGGCAGTACCGAGACCATCGTGCTGTACGGCCACCTCGACAAGCAGCCTGAATTCGACGGCTGGCGCAACGACCTCGGCCCGTGGACCCCCAAACTCGAAGACGGCAAGCTGTACGGCCGCGGCGGCGCGGATGACGGCTACGCCATCTACGCGAGCCTCACGGCCCTCGCCGCGCTCGACGCACAAGGTGCGGAACGTCCGCGCTGTGTCGGCCTGATCGAAACCTGCGAGGAGTCGGGCAGCTACGATCTGCTGCCGTATGTCGACGCGCTGCGCGAGCGGCTCGGCAAAGTGGGGCTGGTGGTGTGCCTCGACTCGGGCGCGGGCAATTACGACCAGTTGTGGCTGACCACCTCGCTGCGCGGTCTGGTGTCGGGCGACCTCGAAGTGCATGTGCTCGATGAAGGCATTCACTCGGGCGGTTATGGCGGCATCACGCCGTCGAGCTTCCGCATCATGCGGCAACTGTTCGACCGTCTTGAAGACGCGTCGAACGGTAATCTGCTGCCAAAGGGTTTCCATGCTCCGATCCCGGCCGACCGTCTGCGCGAAGCAGAGGCGACCGCCCATATTCTGGGTGACGACGTCTGGAAGAAAATCCCCTGGGCATGCGGCCAGGACGGCCGTCAGGTGCTGCCCACCACCACCGATCCGAAAGAGGCGCTGCTCAACTCGACGTGGCGTCCGTCGCTATCGGTGACGGGCGCGGCCGGTTTGCCGGCTATCGCCGATGCCGGCAATGTGCTGCGTCCGCGTACCGCGTTCAAGCTGTCGTTGCGCCTGCCGCCGCTTCTCGATGCAGTCAAGGCGGTTGCGGAGCTGAAAGCGTTGCTCGAGTTCGATCCGCCGTACAACGCCAAGGTCACCTTCAAGCCGGACGCCGGCGCGGCCACCGGCTGGAGTGCGCCGGAGCTGGCGCCGTGGCTCGCAACGGCTCTCAACGACGCATCGCGTCAGCATTACGGCGCGGACTGTGCGTACATGGGGCAGGGCGGCACGATCCCGCTGATGAATGTGCTCAAGGAGGGTTTCCCGCATTCGCAGTTTATGGTGTGCGGCGTGCTTGGACCGAAGTCGAACGCGCACGGCCCGAACGAGTTCCTGCACGTGCCGTATGGCAAGAAGCTGACGGCGGCGGTTGCCGACGTGATCGCCGCGGCGCCTTGA
- a CDS encoding crotonase/enoyl-CoA hydratase family protein, producing the protein MNLHNHHACRPFLEAGNLSQISAYYEEGRNVMWMMLRAQPRPCFNLELVHDILGLAQAARDSRLPIDFWVTGSLIPAIYNVGGDLDFFAETIRAGKRQSLLSYARACVDCVHAAARGFDTGAISIAMVEGTALGGGFEAALAHHFLLAQNDARMGFPEIAFNLFPGMGGYSLVARKAGMRLAEELIGIGESHTAEWYAGKGLVDQLFEPGEAYVATRTFIDTLRPKMNGIRAMLRARQRVLKISRAELMEITEDWVEAAFTIEEKDLAFMERLVMLQNRRTSNTLRQNSASIA; encoded by the coding sequence ATGAATCTTCACAATCATCACGCCTGCCGTCCCTTCCTCGAAGCGGGTAATTTGTCGCAGATTTCGGCCTATTATGAAGAAGGGCGCAATGTCATGTGGATGATGTTGCGGGCACAACCCCGTCCCTGTTTCAACCTCGAACTGGTGCACGATATTCTTGGCCTTGCTCAGGCCGCACGCGATTCGCGTCTGCCGATCGATTTCTGGGTGACCGGCTCGTTGATCCCGGCAATCTACAACGTCGGCGGCGATCTCGACTTCTTCGCGGAGACGATCCGCGCCGGCAAGCGTCAGTCGTTGCTGTCGTATGCGCGGGCCTGTGTCGATTGCGTGCATGCGGCCGCGCGCGGTTTCGATACCGGCGCCATCTCAATCGCCATGGTGGAAGGGACCGCGCTCGGAGGCGGTTTCGAAGCGGCGCTCGCGCATCATTTCCTGCTCGCGCAGAACGATGCCCGCATGGGTTTTCCGGAGATCGCCTTCAATCTGTTCCCGGGCATGGGCGGCTATTCGCTGGTCGCACGCAAGGCCGGCATGCGTCTCGCGGAAGAGCTGATCGGCATCGGCGAGTCGCATACGGCAGAGTGGTATGCGGGCAAGGGACTCGTCGACCAGTTGTTCGAGCCGGGCGAAGCCTATGTCGCCACGCGTACCTTTATCGACACGCTGCGTCCGAAAATGAACGGCATTCGCGCCATGTTGCGGGCGCGTCAGCGGGTCCTGAAGATCTCGCGTGCCGAGTTGATGGAGATCACCGAGGACTGGGTGGAGGCCGCGTTCACCATCGAAGAGAAAGACCTGGCTTTTATGGAGCGGCTGGTGATGCTGCAGAACCGCCGCACTTCGAACACCCTGCGCCAGAATAGCGCGAGCATCGCCTGA
- a CDS encoding DEAD/DEAH box helicase: MARRAPIYGSMTPASSASGVLDGFHPAVAGWFQKTFPAPTDAQLAAWPCIRSGRSTLVAAPTGSGKTLTAFLSALDDLVQQGLATGGELPDETLVVYVSPLKALSNDIRLNLQVPLEGIAAELAQRGLPPLDIRTAVRTGDTTQQERNALKKRAPHILVTTPESLYVLLGSDSGRRMLGTTRTVIVDEIHALAGSKRGSHLALSLERLDALCGRRLPRIGLSATQKPIEAVARFLVGGASVASATPADCAIVDVGHIRARDLALEIPPVPLEAVMANEVWELVYNRLAELIAQHRTTLIFVNTRRMAERAARHLTERLGKEAVAAHHGSLAREHRFDAEQRLKRGELRVLIATASLELGIDIGDVDLVCQMGSPRAIAPFLQRVGRSGHHVGGMPKGRLFPASRDDLIECAALLDCVRRGELDALQIPRAPLDVLAQQIVAEVSSAEWSEDALFELMRGAAPYAELARDQYDAVLRMLAEGYTSRHGPRGAYLHRDAVSGTLRGRRGGKLVAVTSGGTIPENADYAVILEPQAVNIGTVNEDFAVESLAGDVFQLGNASYRILRVEAGRVRVEDAQGQPPNIPFWLGEAPGRSDELSFGVARLRAQIDQLLGDADIVLKIANGDASTPVTPASNAPRIERAIRWMTATLGLDEAAARQIVDYLARARAALTTLPTQTTLVMERFFDESGGTQLVIHAPFGSRVNRAWGLALRKRFCRTFNFELQAAATEDAIILSLTGSHSFALDEVWRYLHSNSAEHLLIQALLDAPLFGVRWRWNATTSLALPRYSGGRKTAPQLQRMRSEDLLAAVFPDQVACLENIVGERELPHHPLVDQTIDDCLHEAMDTEGWLSLLRRIEQGEVKLVTRELPAPSPLAAEILTAKPYAYLDDAPIEERRTQAVLNRRWSDPASADDLGALDADAIAGVREEAWPQPRSLDEMHEALTGLACISETEAQHNADWPAWLAALAEAGRATRLRSASGAALWLPAERLTCLRAIYPDASFEPAIAAPKGFTEAWSDDEALVDVIRARLTGFGPLPVATIAAELALPAAAVERALTTLEAQGYVMRGRFTPRATVEEWCERHLLARIHRYTVRRLRREIEPVERHDFMRFLFEWQHLTPGTRGEGRDALAGVLDQMAGFEAAAGAWEEDILPARLKDYSITSLDELCRSGKLVWTRLTERARATAAPVRSTPVVLLPRRDIGVWSALIDQSEAPELSPRAQSVYDALLQHGAMFFDELLGDTRLLGIELENALGELVAAGLANSDSFAGLRALLKPVAKRQAHHSSRRPRGGALIGGMDDAGRWALVRRRSAPAASESAPSAPPAGRAPRLEPEVLEHLAMTLLRRYGVVCWRLLAREAEWLPPWRDLLRVLQRLEARGVVRGGRFINGLAGEQFALPEAIPLLREVRRHTGDGAFVCVAGTDPLNLVGTLLPGDKVPAVVGNRVLYRDGVAVAKLVAGEFIYLTNEDGAMREQMRTLLVRRH; this comes from the coding sequence ATGGCCCGTCGCGCCCCCATCTACGGCAGCATGACTCCCGCCTCTTCCGCGAGCGGCGTGCTGGACGGCTTTCATCCGGCGGTTGCCGGCTGGTTCCAGAAAACGTTTCCGGCGCCTACCGACGCCCAGCTCGCCGCTTGGCCGTGCATCCGTAGCGGACGCTCGACGCTGGTCGCCGCGCCCACCGGTTCCGGCAAGACCCTGACCGCGTTTCTGTCCGCGCTCGACGACCTCGTCCAGCAGGGCCTCGCCACCGGCGGCGAGCTGCCGGACGAAACGCTGGTGGTCTACGTATCGCCGCTCAAGGCGCTTTCCAACGACATCCGTCTGAACCTGCAGGTGCCGCTCGAAGGCATCGCCGCCGAACTCGCGCAGCGCGGCCTGCCGCCGCTCGATATCCGCACGGCCGTGCGCACCGGCGACACCACGCAGCAGGAGCGCAACGCGCTGAAAAAGCGCGCGCCGCACATTCTCGTGACGACGCCAGAGTCGCTCTATGTCCTGCTCGGCTCGGATTCGGGCCGGCGCATGCTGGGCACCACGCGCACCGTGATCGTCGATGAAATTCATGCGCTCGCGGGCAGCAAGCGCGGCAGCCATCTGGCGCTCAGTCTCGAACGGCTCGACGCGCTCTGCGGCCGGCGCCTGCCGCGCATCGGCCTGTCCGCGACGCAAAAGCCGATCGAAGCCGTGGCGCGTTTTCTGGTGGGCGGTGCGAGCGTCGCGAGCGCAACGCCCGCCGACTGCGCCATCGTCGACGTCGGCCATATACGCGCCCGCGACCTCGCGCTGGAGATTCCGCCGGTCCCGCTCGAAGCGGTGATGGCCAACGAGGTCTGGGAGCTGGTCTACAACCGGCTCGCCGAACTGATCGCCCAGCATCGCACCACGCTGATCTTCGTCAACACGCGGCGCATGGCCGAGCGCGCCGCGCGCCATCTCACCGAGCGCCTGGGCAAGGAAGCGGTCGCCGCGCACCATGGCAGCCTCGCCAGGGAACATCGCTTCGACGCGGAGCAGCGGCTCAAGCGCGGCGAACTGCGCGTGCTGATCGCCACGGCTTCGCTGGAACTGGGCATCGATATCGGCGACGTCGATCTGGTCTGCCAGATGGGTTCGCCGCGCGCGATCGCGCCGTTCCTGCAACGCGTCGGGCGCTCCGGGCATCACGTGGGCGGCATGCCGAAGGGGCGCCTGTTCCCCGCCTCGCGCGACGACCTGATCGAATGTGCGGCCCTGCTCGATTGCGTGCGGCGCGGCGAACTCGACGCGCTGCAGATCCCGCGCGCGCCGCTCGACGTGCTGGCCCAGCAGATCGTCGCGGAGGTCTCGAGCGCCGAGTGGAGCGAAGACGCCCTGTTCGAGCTGATGCGCGGCGCCGCTCCGTACGCCGAGCTGGCGCGCGATCAATACGACGCCGTGCTGCGCATGCTCGCGGAAGGCTATACGAGCCGCCACGGTCCGCGCGGCGCTTATCTGCATCGCGACGCCGTCAGCGGCACGCTGCGCGGCCGGCGCGGCGGCAAGCTGGTCGCGGTGACTTCAGGCGGCACGATTCCCGAGAACGCGGACTACGCGGTGATCCTCGAACCGCAGGCGGTCAACATTGGTACGGTCAACGAAGATTTTGCCGTCGAGAGTCTGGCCGGCGACGTCTTCCAACTCGGCAATGCGTCGTACCGCATCCTGCGCGTGGAAGCGGGCCGTGTGCGCGTGGAGGATGCGCAAGGCCAGCCGCCGAATATTCCGTTCTGGCTCGGCGAGGCGCCGGGGCGCAGCGATGAGCTGTCGTTCGGCGTCGCGCGGTTGCGGGCGCAGATCGATCAGTTGCTCGGCGACGCTGACATCGTGCTGAAAATCGCCAACGGCGATGCGTCCACGCCCGTGACCCCGGCCAGCAACGCCCCACGTATCGAACGCGCTATCCGCTGGATGACCGCCACGCTCGGCCTCGACGAAGCCGCCGCGCGCCAGATCGTCGATTACCTCGCGCGCGCCCGTGCCGCCCTGACCACGCTGCCGACACAAACCACCCTCGTGATGGAGCGTTTCTTCGACGAATCGGGCGGTACGCAGCTCGTGATTCACGCGCCGTTCGGCAGCCGCGTCAATCGCGCGTGGGGCCTCGCGCTGCGCAAGCGCTTTTGCCGCACCTTCAATTTCGAATTGCAGGCCGCCGCGACGGAAGACGCCATCATCCTCTCGCTGACCGGCAGCCACAGCTTCGCGCTGGATGAAGTGTGGCGCTACCTGCACTCGAACAGCGCCGAACATCTGCTGATCCAGGCCCTGCTCGACGCGCCGCTGTTCGGCGTGCGCTGGCGCTGGAACGCGACCACCTCGCTGGCGCTGCCGCGCTACAGCGGCGGCCGCAAAACCGCGCCGCAACTGCAGCGCATGCGCAGCGAGGATTTGCTGGCGGCGGTGTTTCCCGATCAGGTGGCGTGCCTGGAGAACATCGTCGGCGAGCGTGAACTGCCGCATCACCCACTGGTCGATCAGACCATCGACGACTGCCTGCACGAAGCAATGGACACCGAAGGATGGCTGAGCCTGCTGCGTCGAATCGAACAGGGCGAGGTCAAACTGGTGACGCGCGAGTTGCCGGCGCCCTCGCCGCTCGCAGCCGAGATTCTCACTGCCAAGCCCTACGCGTATCTCGACGACGCGCCGATCGAAGAACGCCGCACCCAGGCCGTGCTCAACCGCCGTTGGTCCGATCCCGCCTCCGCCGACGATCTCGGCGCGCTCGACGCGGACGCGATTGCCGGCGTGCGCGAGGAAGCCTGGCCGCAACCGCGCAGCCTCGATGAAATGCACGAGGCGCTGACCGGCCTCGCCTGCATCAGCGAGACCGAGGCCCAGCACAACGCGGACTGGCCGGCATGGCTTGCGGCGCTCGCCGAGGCGGGCCGCGCTACCCGGTTGCGCAGCGCGAGCGGCGCCGCGCTCTGGCTTCCGGCCGAACGCCTGACCTGCCTGCGCGCCATTTACCCGGATGCGTCGTTCGAGCCGGCCATCGCCGCCCCCAAAGGCTTCACGGAAGCATGGAGCGACGACGAGGCGCTCGTCGACGTGATTCGTGCCCGGCTCACAGGATTCGGTCCGCTACCGGTGGCGACCATCGCCGCTGAGTTGGCGCTTCCGGCTGCGGCCGTGGAGCGCGCGTTGACGACGCTCGAAGCGCAAGGCTATGTGATGCGTGGCCGCTTCACACCGCGCGCAACCGTCGAGGAATGGTGCGAGCGTCACCTGCTGGCGCGGATTCACCGCTATACCGTGCGACGCTTGCGGCGCGAGATCGAACCGGTCGAGCGGCACGATTTCATGCGCTTCCTGTTCGAATGGCAACACCTGACGCCCGGCACACGCGGCGAAGGACGCGATGCCCTCGCGGGTGTGCTCGATCAGATGGCAGGTTTCGAAGCGGCCGCCGGCGCCTGGGAAGAAGACATCCTGCCGGCGCGGCTCAAGGACTATTCGATTACTTCGCTCGACGAACTGTGCCGCTCCGGCAAGCTGGTCTGGACGCGTCTGACCGAACGCGCACGCGCAACCGCTGCGCCCGTGCGCAGCACGCCAGTCGTTTTGCTGCCGCGCCGCGATATCGGCGTATGGAGCGCGCTGATCGATCAATCCGAAGCGCCCGAATTGTCGCCACGCGCGCAAAGCGTTTATGACGCGCTGCTGCAACACGGCGCCATGTTCTTCGACGAGCTGCTGGGCGATACCCGCCTGCTGGGTATCGAACTGGAAAATGCGCTGGGCGAACTGGTCGCAGCGGGGCTTGCGAACTCCGACAGCTTCGCCGGCTTGCGCGCGTTACTGAAACCCGTCGCGAAACGTCAGGCGCATCACAGCAGCCGACGGCCACGCGGCGGCGCATTGATCGGCGGCATGGACGACGCCGGCCGCTGGGCGCTGGTCCGGCGCCGCAGCGCGCCTGCGGCAAGCGAAAGCGCACCCTCGGCGCCGCCCGCGGGCCGTGCCCCGCGGCTCGAACCTGAAGTGCTCGAACATCTGGCGATGACCTTGCTGCGCCGCTATGGCGTGGTGTGCTGGCGTCTGCTCGCACGCGAAGCCGAATGGCTGCCGCCGTGGCGCGATCTGTTGCGCGTACTGCAGCGTCTCGAAGCGCGCGGCGTCGTGCGCGGCGGACGCTTTATCAACGGTCTGGCGGGCGAGCAGTTCGCGCTGCCGGAGGCCATTCCGCTCCTGCGCGAAGTGCGCCGCCATACCGGCGACGGCGCCTTTGTCTGCGTCGCGGGCACCGATCCCCTGAACCTCGTCGGCACCCTGCTGCCAGGCGACAAGGTGCCGGCGGTCGTCGGCAATCGCGTGCTGTATCGGGACGGCGTGGCTGTCGCGAAGCTGGTGGCGGGCGAGTTTATTTATCTGACGAATGAAGACGGCGCAATGCGCGAACAGATGCGCACGCTGCTGGTCCGTCGCCACTGA
- a CDS encoding malate/lactate/ureidoglycolate dehydrogenase: MNEPRAAYPSPLSIPSATLHDYVRAIWEQAGSAPREAELVADHLVAANLTGHDSHGVGMIPRYVASLRDNELKLNLHAQVARDAGAVLSIDGGKGFGQVVAYEAMEHGIERAKRLGICAVGLRGAHHIGRIGHWAEQCARAGLVSFHFVNVAGDPLVAPFGGTDRRIGTNPFCAAFPRSGKPPLVLDFATSAVAFGKVRVAYNQGKQVPPGALIDHDGQATLEPKAMIEAPFGSLLPFGGHKGFGLAAMCEIFGGALSGGYTTHAETLGTNHAIVNCMLSVIINPAAFDAPNAEAEADAFVEWVKASPLAAGTESIQAPGEPERAMRARREAQGVPVDPATWRQIGDAALAVGMPAEQVDRWSQHLQ, encoded by the coding sequence ATGAACGAACCTCGCGCTGCCTATCCGTCGCCGCTCAGCATTCCATCCGCAACGCTGCACGATTATGTGCGGGCCATCTGGGAGCAAGCCGGCAGTGCGCCGCGCGAGGCCGAACTGGTCGCCGATCATCTGGTGGCCGCAAATCTCACCGGGCACGATTCGCATGGCGTCGGGATGATTCCGCGCTATGTGGCCTCGCTGCGCGATAACGAACTCAAGCTCAACCTGCATGCGCAGGTGGCGCGCGATGCGGGCGCCGTGCTGAGCATCGACGGCGGCAAAGGCTTCGGCCAGGTGGTCGCCTATGAGGCGATGGAGCACGGCATCGAGCGTGCGAAACGGCTCGGCATCTGCGCGGTCGGGTTGCGCGGCGCGCATCACATTGGCCGCATCGGTCATTGGGCCGAGCAATGCGCGCGTGCCGGGCTCGTTTCGTTTCACTTCGTCAATGTGGCGGGCGATCCGCTCGTGGCGCCTTTTGGCGGCACCGATCGCCGTATCGGCACCAATCCGTTCTGCGCTGCGTTTCCGCGCAGCGGCAAGCCGCCGCTGGTGCTCGACTTCGCCACCAGCGCCGTGGCGTTCGGCAAGGTTCGGGTGGCGTATAACCAGGGCAAGCAGGTTCCGCCCGGCGCGCTCATCGATCACGACGGGCAGGCCACGCTCGAACCGAAAGCCATGATCGAGGCGCCCTTCGGGTCGTTGCTGCCGTTCGGCGGCCACAAGGGCTTCGGGCTGGCGGCGATGTGCGAGATTTTCGGCGGCGCATTGTCGGGTGGCTATACGACGCATGCGGAGACGCTGGGCACCAACCACGCGATCGTTAACTGCATGCTGTCGGTGATCATCAATCCCGCCGCCTTCGATGCACCGAACGCCGAGGCCGAAGCCGATGCGTTTGTCGAATGGGTCAAGGCTTCGCCGCTTGCCGCGGGCACTGAATCTATCCAGGCGCCCGGCGAACCGGAGCGTGCCATGCGGGCCAGGCGCGAGGCCCAGGGCGTGCCGGTCGATCCGGCGACATGGCGGCAGATCGGCGACGCAGCGCTTGCGGTCGGCATGCCGGCCGAGCAGGTCGATCGCTGGTCGCAGCATTTGCAATAA